A DNA window from Bacteroides cellulosilyticus contains the following coding sequences:
- a CDS encoding glycosyl hydrolase family 95 catalytic domain-containing protein gives MNTHKAFILGVALLSTIGVKAQFAIDNYKAVFTSSPQHVPTTKTPDAPLAGNGDIGITMGGTPDKLCFYIGKNDFWRAYPVYPGGIALPGGLNIEIKELQGATYYAEQLPGSAEIRTKFTTPHCQLNLSAWVAATDNKIIIELQSDKAVTAHLRLWAAESNTSTTAGGKDKVMWVSRSFENTELLRWSTHVALALNSSSDEFSLIPGKKVQLVISVYTNHDTPDWKNKAITEAEKVTEAGVEQLRKEHHSWWNHFWKQSHINIDDSYFEKYYYQSQYLFACSSREGKFAPGIWGPFVTRDEAAWGGDYHLNYNYQAPYWASFSSNHISLTDNFDQPLLDYMEAGRKHAQELLNCKGIYYPVGIGPKGLCTAMWPLTPEEMQEKYSTRENTIDGGYKFLGQKINAVFSVGNMLMRYYSTYDEAYARKVYPYLLACADFWEDYLSLENGRYVIRMDHFNEVMPNKRNGGVWRNRLGDFNSTLSLGLVRMLFQGVMDMSDFLSIDKIRQSRWQDILEKLSEYPLGITEGGRQSLKNMEKGPQDKEVRPSGLNRVSIHGLILPAGVVGPMTDAAFNTILLEDVAHWSDKQRDPNDWGNTSNNGIETCYPGAVRVGYPSDKILSHLKKRIEMDVYPNSWIVQGGGGIETLAAVPLTINEMLLQSYEGVIRVFPNWNHKKDASFENLRAYGAFLVTSTLKKGLIRKVTLISEKGRVCKIENPWKGCPVQVIRENGKSDILYGEYLQIPTVAGEKIELNLYTN, from the coding sequence ATGAATACACACAAGGCTTTTATTTTGGGCGTAGCATTGCTGAGCACTATTGGGGTGAAGGCTCAGTTTGCCATTGATAACTATAAAGCTGTCTTTACCTCATCCCCACAGCATGTTCCCACTACCAAAACTCCGGATGCTCCTTTAGCCGGTAATGGAGATATCGGTATCACAATGGGAGGTACTCCTGATAAACTCTGTTTTTATATTGGTAAAAATGATTTTTGGAGGGCTTATCCTGTTTATCCGGGAGGAATTGCGCTTCCGGGTGGACTGAATATAGAGATAAAAGAACTGCAAGGAGCTACTTACTATGCGGAACAATTGCCCGGATCTGCTGAAATCAGAACTAAATTCACAACTCCTCATTGTCAGTTGAATTTGTCTGCATGGGTTGCTGCAACGGATAATAAGATTATTATAGAATTGCAATCGGACAAAGCCGTTACTGCCCATTTGCGTCTATGGGCTGCGGAAAGTAATACTTCGACTACGGCGGGAGGCAAAGATAAAGTAATGTGGGTAAGTCGTTCCTTTGAAAATACGGAATTGCTGCGTTGGTCTACTCATGTGGCATTGGCTCTAAACTCAAGTTCTGATGAGTTTTCCTTGATTCCAGGTAAGAAAGTACAATTGGTTATATCTGTTTATACGAATCATGATACACCGGATTGGAAAAACAAAGCTATTACAGAAGCAGAGAAAGTAACGGAAGCGGGTGTCGAGCAATTACGGAAAGAACATCATTCCTGGTGGAATCATTTTTGGAAACAGTCTCATATTAATATAGATGATAGTTATTTTGAAAAGTATTACTATCAATCGCAATATTTGTTTGCTTGTTCTTCCCGTGAGGGTAAGTTTGCGCCTGGTATCTGGGGACCATTTGTTACGCGTGACGAAGCGGCATGGGGAGGTGATTATCATCTGAATTACAATTATCAGGCACCTTACTGGGCGTCATTTTCTTCCAATCATATTAGTCTGACGGATAATTTTGATCAGCCTCTATTAGATTATATGGAGGCTGGACGGAAGCATGCGCAGGAATTGCTGAATTGCAAAGGTATTTATTATCCGGTAGGTATCGGTCCTAAAGGTTTATGTACAGCTATGTGGCCGTTAACTCCTGAAGAAATGCAGGAAAAGTATTCGACCCGTGAAAATACAATTGATGGCGGTTATAAGTTTTTGGGACAGAAAATCAATGCGGTGTTTAGTGTTGGAAATATGTTGATGCGATATTACAGTACGTATGATGAGGCGTATGCCCGTAAAGTATATCCGTATCTTCTGGCCTGTGCGGATTTTTGGGAAGATTATCTCTCTCTAGAGAATGGACGTTATGTCATTCGTATGGATCATTTCAACGAGGTGATGCCTAATAAACGCAATGGAGGTGTCTGGCGTAATCGGTTAGGTGATTTTAATTCAACTCTTTCGTTGGGTTTGGTTCGTATGCTGTTTCAGGGTGTGATGGATATGAGTGATTTCCTTTCCATTGACAAGATACGGCAATCCCGCTGGCAGGATATTTTGGAGAAACTGAGTGAATACCCATTGGGAATTACAGAAGGCGGACGTCAAAGTTTGAAGAATATGGAGAAGGGACCTCAGGATAAAGAAGTACGTCCATCGGGGCTGAACAGGGTGTCTATTCATGGCTTGATTCTCCCTGCAGGTGTTGTGGGACCCATGACAGATGCGGCTTTCAATACTATCTTGCTGGAAGATGTGGCGCATTGGTCAGATAAACAACGTGATCCGAATGATTGGGGAAATACATCTAACAATGGAATTGAAACCTGCTATCCCGGAGCTGTGCGTGTGGGGTATCCCTCGGATAAGATTCTATCTCATTTGAAGAAGCGGATTGAGATGGATGTATATCCCAATTCCTGGATTGTGCAAGGTGGGGGAGGCATTGAAACTTTAGCAGCTGTTCCCCTTACTATTAATGAAATGCTGCTACAAAGTTATGAAGGCGTTATTCGTGTTTTTCCAAATTGGAATCATAAGAAGGATGCATCTTTTGAAAATCTGAGAGCTTATGGTGCGTTTCTAGTTACTTCTACTTTGAAGAAAGGATTAATTCGGAAAGTAACCCTGATTAGTGAGAAAGGGCGTGTCTGTAAAATAGAAAATCCATGGAAAGGATGCCCTGTGCAAGTTATCCGGGAAAATGGAAAATCGGACATACTTTATGGAGAATATCTGCAAATACCGACTGTGGCGGGTGAGAAGATTGAACTGAATTTATATACAAACTAA
- a CDS encoding polysaccharide lyase 8 family protein: protein MRILRNLIIISVLLVSVTVQASGVDELVRIKQNYARMLVPSGKDPFGLLSILSSIQPETEISDQVVVELHQRYPFDLKKVETYLSSFTEAGTWPDINYDDKKRSGWEPKIHAERILELVKLYSSDQTSYYHSSEVEAIIHKALNYWFTAKPVCLNWWYNQIGIPKTLGTVFILFEKQLTPVEKQNAITVMENAKFGMTGQNKVWLAGNVMMRALLQNDYELVKMARDTIASEIVTGGAEGIKDDWCFHQHGAQQQFGNYGLSFVSGMSFFSGLFSGTSLAFDDKQLSILSTLIDKGYRWVIWKGMMDVNALGRQLFHHAPVHKALSLAFAASELGGGESDECVAVATALLRDNYPAPAVNVLTGHKHFWQSDYTIHRRPSWMASIKMASDRIIGTEMMNGDNMKGYYMADGATYIYKDGKEYLDIFPLWDWRKLPGVTAFEDNAPMPLIKSYQPRNKGTFVGAVSDGKQGMTVMELDRSGVKAHKAWVCTDDFILCLGAGIQSDSNLVVTTSIEQCHKNGELLSWENARWNVVNTKQSAKGKEQRYFHDHTGYIVWGNTHEVVAETAKRTGSWYDVMQMYHPEETHGEVTAIYLTHGVAPKQGAYQYLILPEMDKENVAAFNLSDIRILRNDATVQAVYSEGNTTCWVAAYQPVQLTVSTDLILNIQTPGIYMIRKSESGRYIINYADPTQQRSVAELELNHKKVRISLPEGKEKGKTTSIVG, encoded by the coding sequence ATGAGAATTTTGCGTAATCTGATTATAATTAGTGTATTACTTGTATCTGTTACTGTACAGGCAAGTGGTGTGGATGAGTTGGTGCGTATCAAGCAAAATTATGCCCGAATGTTGGTTCCTTCTGGTAAAGATCCGTTTGGTTTATTGTCCATCCTTTCGTCTATTCAACCGGAAACAGAGATTTCGGATCAGGTTGTGGTAGAGTTGCATCAGCGATATCCTTTTGATTTAAAGAAAGTAGAAACTTATCTGTCTTCTTTCACGGAAGCAGGAACATGGCCGGATATTAATTACGATGACAAAAAGCGTTCCGGCTGGGAGCCTAAAATTCATGCGGAACGTATTCTGGAGCTGGTAAAGCTCTATAGCTCCGATCAGACTTCCTACTATCATTCTTCGGAGGTGGAAGCGATTATTCATAAAGCTTTGAATTATTGGTTTACTGCTAAACCGGTATGTTTGAACTGGTGGTATAATCAAATAGGTATTCCTAAAACACTGGGTACGGTTTTTATCTTGTTTGAGAAGCAATTGACCCCTGTGGAGAAACAGAACGCTATAACTGTAATGGAGAATGCTAAGTTTGGGATGACCGGACAGAATAAGGTATGGCTTGCCGGAAATGTGATGATGCGTGCATTATTACAGAATGATTATGAGTTGGTAAAGATGGCGCGTGATACCATTGCATCTGAAATAGTCACGGGGGGAGCAGAAGGTATAAAAGACGATTGGTGCTTTCACCAGCATGGTGCTCAGCAGCAATTTGGTAATTATGGGCTTTCGTTCGTATCCGGAATGAGTTTCTTCTCTGGGTTATTTTCAGGGACGTCGTTAGCATTTGATGATAAACAGTTGAGTATTCTGAGTACGCTGATTGATAAGGGATATCGTTGGGTAATCTGGAAAGGAATGATGGATGTAAATGCTTTGGGACGTCAACTGTTTCATCATGCTCCCGTACATAAAGCACTGAGTCTTGCATTTGCAGCCTCGGAGTTAGGTGGAGGTGAATCAGATGAGTGCGTGGCTGTGGCAACAGCTTTGCTTCGTGATAATTATCCTGCACCTGCAGTGAATGTGCTTACAGGACATAAGCATTTCTGGCAGTCGGATTATACAATTCATCGCCGTCCTTCCTGGATGGCGTCTATAAAAATGGCTTCTGACCGTATTATCGGTACGGAAATGATGAATGGCGATAATATGAAAGGGTATTATATGGCAGATGGAGCTACTTATATTTATAAAGATGGTAAGGAGTATCTGGATATTTTTCCTCTTTGGGACTGGCGGAAATTACCGGGAGTAACAGCTTTTGAAGATAATGCGCCTATGCCTCTGATTAAAAGTTATCAACCTCGTAATAAAGGAACTTTTGTAGGAGCTGTTTCGGATGGAAAACAAGGAATGACTGTTATGGAGTTAGATCGTTCCGGAGTGAAGGCTCATAAGGCATGGGTTTGTACGGATGACTTTATTCTTTGTTTGGGAGCAGGTATACAGTCAGATAGTAATCTTGTTGTTACCACTTCTATAGAGCAATGTCATAAAAATGGGGAACTGCTTTCTTGGGAAAATGCACGATGGAATGTTGTGAATACAAAGCAATCTGCTAAGGGAAAGGAACAGCGCTATTTTCATGATCATACAGGATATATTGTATGGGGCAATACTCATGAAGTTGTAGCTGAAACAGCAAAACGTACGGGATCATGGTATGATGTGATGCAAATGTATCACCCGGAAGAAACACATGGAGAGGTGACCGCCATCTATTTGACGCATGGCGTTGCACCTAAGCAAGGCGCATATCAATATTTGATATTGCCCGAAATGGACAAAGAAAATGTGGCTGCTTTTAATTTATCGGATATACGGATACTCCGTAATGATGCTACTGTTCAGGCTGTCTATAGTGAAGGAAATACTACTTGTTGGGTGGCCGCTTATCAGCCGGTACAATTAACTGTAAGTACGGATCTGATATTGAATATTCAAACTCCCGGAATCTATATGATACGGAAAAGTGAATCCGGTCGGTACATAATAAACTATGCCGATCCGACTCAACAGAGAAGCGTTGCAGAACTTGAGTTGAATCATAAAAAGGTACGTATTTCTCTTCCCGAAGGAAAAGAGAAGGGGAAAACAACTTCCATAGTGGGTTAA
- a CDS encoding glycoside hydrolase family 105 protein, producing MIITRKIIVGVYIVCAVGTSFSQETTTRYRRTTSQGVPEAKLGYTPGVTPEYLAIPLSETVMARYPDYRMAYWKDYTYVQGYMFEAIDRLGQLTGDSRYLEYIKKYMDHFVDEAGNYKGGGLTNLDNFMTGSAFCTLYGRTGDEKYKKAALQILKAVDQYPSSDGQFWHGNRSPNMWIDGVFMMQMFLIRCAQYVGEADYCYDVACRNIITAARHLQRPDGLILHAWTTEPERAVWADKTTGLSPEVWSEGMGWYTLVVPELLALLPTTHPNYQQVLDIYLKMCKGLKEVQDKKTGGWFMVVDKGDNPLNFVDPSGTAMFVYSIQRGVELGLLKAKEYTLVAYRGYQSLFPFIQVNDRGLLDVIGACDGVVIKKNFVEYVTVPKILNAKEAVAGILWAAVIMETEQLKK from the coding sequence ATGATAATAACACGGAAAATAATAGTAGGAGTTTATATCGTATGTGCAGTCGGTACGAGTTTTTCTCAGGAGACTACTACCCGCTATCGGCGAACTACTTCTCAGGGAGTGCCGGAAGCTAAACTGGGATATACCCCCGGAGTTACTCCGGAATATTTGGCTATACCTTTGTCGGAAACTGTCATGGCGAGGTATCCGGATTATCGGATGGCTTACTGGAAAGACTATACATATGTGCAGGGATATATGTTTGAGGCTATAGACCGTTTGGGACAATTGACAGGCGATAGCAGGTATCTGGAATATATAAAGAAATATATGGATCATTTCGTCGATGAAGCGGGTAATTACAAAGGAGGTGGATTAACGAATCTCGATAATTTCATGACTGGTTCGGCCTTTTGTACATTATACGGGCGTACGGGTGATGAGAAATATAAGAAAGCTGCCTTGCAAATATTGAAAGCTGTGGATCAGTATCCCAGTTCTGATGGACAGTTCTGGCACGGAAACCGGAGTCCTAATATGTGGATAGATGGTGTTTTTATGATGCAGATGTTCCTTATACGTTGTGCACAATATGTGGGGGAAGCCGATTATTGCTATGATGTGGCATGTAGGAATATTATTACTGCTGCCCGTCATTTGCAACGCCCGGATGGACTTATCCTTCATGCATGGACTACAGAGCCTGAAAGGGCTGTGTGGGCGGATAAAACTACCGGACTGTCACCGGAGGTATGGAGTGAAGGCATGGGGTGGTACACTTTGGTGGTACCTGAACTACTGGCTTTACTACCAACAACACATCCGAATTATCAGCAGGTCCTTGATATTTATCTGAAAATGTGTAAAGGGCTGAAAGAAGTGCAGGATAAGAAGACCGGCGGTTGGTTTATGGTTGTGGATAAAGGAGATAATCCTTTAAATTTTGTAGATCCATCCGGAACTGCTATGTTTGTATACTCTATTCAGCGTGGTGTAGAGTTAGGGCTCTTAAAAGCAAAGGAATATACTCTGGTTGCATATAGGGGATATCAAAGTCTCTTTCCTTTTATACAGGTGAATGACAGAGGCTTACTGGATGTGATAGGAGCATGTGATGGAGTTGTGATTAAAAAGAATTTTGTAGAATATGTTACTGTTCCCAAAATATTGAATGCCAAAGAGGCTGTTGCCGGCATATTGTGGGCGGCTGTTATAATGGAAACAGAACAACTGAAAAAATAA
- a CDS encoding alginate lyase family protein translates to MKKVGMLFLGICSFLAISCTSDKDGKDFVKCVLKQGILERAAMNIKEEPVTVTAFIAERSAGDIHDFYSEGDYWWPDTLNPDGPYVRRDGETNPDNFVAHRHAMIRFSSIVGNLTSAYLLTQDKEYVDAILAHVRAWFVNESTKMNPNLQYAQAIKGIATGRGIGIIDTVHLMEVAQSLWQLEKLGVLSKDDIKSTKQWFADYLKWMFTHQYGIDEMNAKNNHGTCWVMQAAVFARYAGDKDTMDFCKRRYKEVLLPKQMAEDGSFPLETARTKPYGYSLFNLDAMATICQTLSDKNDNLWIYTAEGGKNMEKGINFIYPYVIDKERWNYTKDVMYWDEWPVAHPFLIFGALQIHNKNWQSAWEKLEHFPVTDEVVRNLPVRNPLIWI, encoded by the coding sequence ATGAAAAAGGTAGGTATGTTATTTTTAGGGATATGTTCTTTTCTGGCTATTTCGTGTACATCGGATAAAGACGGTAAAGATTTTGTGAAGTGCGTTTTAAAGCAGGGTATACTGGAACGTGCCGCTATGAATATAAAGGAGGAGCCGGTAACGGTTACCGCCTTTATAGCGGAACGCAGTGCAGGGGATATACATGATTTTTATTCGGAGGGTGATTATTGGTGGCCGGATACTTTGAACCCTGACGGACCTTATGTGCGTCGGGATGGTGAGACCAATCCGGATAATTTTGTAGCTCATCGTCATGCTATGATACGCTTTAGTTCAATCGTAGGTAATCTGACCTCTGCTTATTTATTGACTCAGGATAAAGAATATGTAGATGCGATACTGGCGCATGTGCGTGCCTGGTTTGTGAATGAGTCTACGAAAATGAATCCTAACTTGCAGTATGCGCAAGCTATTAAGGGAATTGCTACAGGACGTGGTATTGGCATCATTGATACGGTACATCTTATGGAAGTAGCCCAATCGTTATGGCAGTTAGAAAAGCTTGGAGTATTGTCTAAGGATGATATAAAGTCTACTAAACAGTGGTTTGCTGATTATTTGAAATGGATGTTCACACATCAGTATGGCATAGACGAGATGAATGCTAAGAATAATCATGGTACCTGTTGGGTGATGCAGGCTGCTGTATTTGCCCGTTATGCCGGTGATAAGGATACGATGGATTTTTGTAAGCGGCGTTATAAAGAAGTACTTTTACCTAAGCAGATGGCAGAAGACGGAAGTTTTCCGTTAGAGACAGCGCGTACAAAACCTTATGGTTATTCTTTATTTAATCTGGATGCCATGGCAACAATATGCCAGACGCTTTCGGATAAGAATGATAATTTATGGATTTATACGGCAGAGGGAGGTAAGAATATGGAGAAAGGTATTAATTTTATCTATCCTTATGTCATTGATAAAGAAAGATGGAATTATACGAAAGATGTAATGTATTGGGATGAATGGCCGGTAGCACATCCTTTCCTGATATTCGGTGCGTTACAGATTCATAATAAAAACTGGCAGTCAGCATGGGAGAAGTTAGAGCATTTCCCTGTAACCGATGAAGTGGTGCGTAATCTGCCTGTACGTAATCCGTTGATTTGGATTTAA
- a CDS encoding glycoside hydrolase family 2 protein produces the protein MRRIIALLVMSCFVAGTFAKVPVMGNKIRLTDNWEFLRQDVGNIWELVRPVKKGQPEEQPIWTKVTLPHCFNAEDAVDPDLNYYQGPGWYKTRLKLDNPYPDGRVVLEFEGAGQKTDVYVYMTKVGSHVGGYDSWNVDITDAVRTFLVSKDAERFGGEIPLSIRCDNTRDAEMIPSDLSDFNLYGGIYRYLNLVYLPEVSVASLRIEPALDAKLKKGMLKVSGTFYNPADVREALVEVTVKNAKGEVVSTRTLDKITPLGDLDMLGIQIDKPQLWDVDHPVLYTCEVTVTANGQKVTASERFGFRSFKFIDKGPFMLNGKRLLLRGTHRHEDHAGVAAAMTEEQMIQEMKMMKEMGVNFIRLGHYQQSEIILNLCDELGILVWEEIPWCRGGVGNETYRGQAKRMLTNMITQHYNHPSVIIWGLGNENDWPNDFPEFEQREIRSLMSELNTLAHHLDAERKTAIRRCAFCSDIVDVYSPSIWAGWYRGVYTDYQQMSKEEMEKVKHFLHVEWGGDSHAGRHAEATAPIRKEGESDGDAALNGSALVLKKGDWSESYIVKLIDWHLKEQENMPWLTGAAYWPFKDFSTPVRPDNPVPYMNQKGVVERDFTKKESYYVFQSYWTEKPMVHIYGHGWPVRWGDADEEKEVLVYSNCPSVELFVNGQSQGIRKRNSQDFPAAGLRWNVKLAKGQNTLRAVAAGKEVLADELSFEYQTEKWGKEHAFRVTSTPKEDGIVEVEAQLVDSNGIRCLDSRVFVSFDIAGDGELIQNQGTATGSRKVQARNGRAQIRVRTQGGTSCVAVKADKVQTSFITVQ, from the coding sequence ATGAGACGTATAATTGCATTGTTAGTGATGAGTTGCTTTGTTGCAGGTACCTTTGCGAAGGTACCTGTGATGGGCAATAAGATCCGGTTAACGGATAACTGGGAGTTTCTCCGTCAGGATGTGGGCAATATTTGGGAACTGGTACGCCCTGTAAAGAAAGGCCAGCCGGAAGAACAACCTATATGGACAAAAGTTACGTTGCCCCACTGCTTTAATGCGGAGGATGCTGTCGATCCGGATTTGAATTACTATCAGGGACCGGGGTGGTATAAAACACGCCTGAAACTGGATAATCCATATCCTGACGGACGGGTGGTATTGGAATTCGAAGGAGCGGGACAGAAGACGGATGTATATGTTTATATGACCAAAGTGGGTAGTCATGTCGGTGGATATGATAGTTGGAATGTAGATATAACAGATGCCGTGCGAACTTTTCTGGTAAGCAAAGATGCTGAACGTTTTGGAGGTGAAATTCCATTGAGTATTCGTTGTGATAATACCCGGGATGCTGAAATGATACCTTCGGATTTATCGGACTTCAATTTATATGGCGGCATTTACCGTTATCTGAATCTGGTGTATCTTCCGGAAGTCTCCGTGGCTTCTCTCCGGATAGAACCGGCATTGGACGCTAAATTGAAAAAGGGGATGTTAAAGGTATCCGGTACATTCTATAATCCTGCGGATGTGCGTGAAGCACTGGTGGAAGTTACTGTGAAGAATGCTAAAGGTGAAGTGGTATCTACCCGTACGCTGGATAAAATAACTCCGTTGGGAGATTTGGATATGTTGGGTATTCAGATTGATAAACCACAACTTTGGGATGTAGATCATCCGGTATTATATACTTGCGAGGTTACTGTAACTGCTAATGGGCAGAAAGTGACAGCGAGTGAACGTTTCGGTTTCCGTTCTTTTAAGTTTATAGATAAGGGGCCTTTCATGCTGAATGGAAAGCGCCTCTTGTTGCGGGGAACACATCGGCACGAGGATCATGCAGGAGTAGCTGCTGCCATGACCGAGGAGCAGATGATACAGGAAATGAAAATGATGAAAGAGATGGGAGTGAATTTCATCCGTCTGGGACATTATCAGCAATCTGAAATCATTTTGAATCTTTGTGATGAACTGGGTATTCTGGTTTGGGAAGAAATTCCTTGGTGCCGTGGTGGTGTGGGGAATGAAACTTATCGCGGACAAGCGAAACGTATGTTGACGAATATGATAACCCAGCACTATAACCACCCTTCAGTGATAATCTGGGGATTGGGTAATGAGAATGACTGGCCGAATGACTTTCCTGAATTTGAACAACGCGAGATACGGAGCCTGATGAGTGAGTTGAATACACTGGCACATCATCTTGATGCCGAACGCAAGACGGCAATTCGCCGTTGTGCATTCTGTAGCGATATTGTAGATGTATATTCTCCTTCGATCTGGGCCGGTTGGTATCGTGGGGTTTATACAGATTATCAGCAGATGTCCAAAGAAGAAATGGAGAAGGTGAAACATTTTCTGCATGTAGAGTGGGGGGGTGATAGCCATGCCGGACGTCATGCGGAGGCTACTGCTCCTATACGAAAAGAAGGTGAAAGTGATGGCGATGCAGCTCTGAACGGTTCGGCTCTGGTGTTGAAGAAAGGAGACTGGTCGGAAAGTTATATCGTTAAGCTGATAGATTGGCATTTGAAGGAACAGGAGAATATGCCTTGGCTGACCGGCGCTGCTTATTGGCCGTTTAAGGACTTTTCCACACCGGTGCGTCCGGATAATCCGGTACCATATATGAATCAGAAAGGAGTGGTGGAACGTGACTTTACGAAAAAGGAAAGTTATTACGTATTCCAATCCTATTGGACAGAAAAGCCTATGGTTCATATCTATGGGCATGGTTGGCCTGTGAGATGGGGAGATGCCGATGAAGAAAAAGAGGTCTTGGTTTACTCTAACTGTCCATCGGTGGAACTGTTTGTGAACGGACAAAGCCAGGGGATACGCAAGCGTAATAGTCAGGATTTTCCCGCAGCGGGTTTGCGCTGGAATGTGAAGCTTGCTAAGGGGCAGAATACATTGCGTGCAGTGGCTGCTGGAAAAGAAGTTCTTGCTGATGAATTGAGCTTTGAATATCAGACCGAGAAGTGGGGGAAAGAACATGCATTCCGGGTAACTTCTACTCCTAAAGAAGACGGAATTGTTGAAGTTGAAGCCCAGCTGGTAGATAGTAATGGTATCAGGTGTCTTGATTCCAGAGTTTTTGTTTCTTTCGATATTGCCGGTGACGGAGAACTGATACAGAATCAGGGCACGGCAACCGGTTCCCGCAAAGTACAGGCACGTAACGGGCGGGCACAAATACGGGTTCGTACGCAAGGCGGTACTTCCTGTGTAGCTGTAAAAGCTGATAAAGTCCAAACATCATTTATAACGGTGCAGTAA
- a CDS encoding glycoside hydrolase family 88 protein: protein MKFKTGLVSLLVVCGACSQATKETDVVKDSFDFAGQQLKYAFTQIDSAKASMPEEQLKRKPVSPRTIEDNGALRLVASRDWTSGFFPGELWYMYEYTQDDFWKKQAQAFTANIEDQKTNGGTHDMGFKMYCSFGNGYRLTNDANYKDILLESAATLITRYKPTIDCIRSWDHSRDKWQCPVIIDNMMNLELLYWAFKETGDSVYYNIANTHARTTMKNHFRDNYSSYHVIDYDTITGDVLHKHTHQGYNHESAWSRGQAWGLYGYTMCYRETKLPEFLSQAENIANYIFTNPTMPEDMVAYWDFDAPGIPNEPRDASAAAVMACAMYELSMYNPEKAALYKKWADTIVESLSKNYRAQLEGDRGFLLLHSTGARNFERDVPLVYADYYFLEALLKKAKLEKEGTAIL from the coding sequence ATGAAATTTAAAACAGGATTAGTATCGTTATTGGTCGTATGTGGAGCATGCAGCCAAGCGACAAAAGAAACGGATGTCGTAAAAGACAGTTTTGATTTTGCCGGACAGCAGTTGAAGTATGCATTTACGCAAATAGATTCTGCTAAAGCAAGCATGCCGGAGGAACAACTGAAAAGGAAGCCGGTCTCTCCCCGCACGATAGAAGATAACGGTGCCTTGCGCCTGGTAGCATCAAGAGACTGGACCAGTGGTTTCTTTCCCGGTGAATTGTGGTATATGTATGAGTATACACAAGATGATTTCTGGAAGAAGCAGGCACAGGCGTTTACTGCTAATATAGAAGACCAGAAAACGAATGGTGGAACGCATGACATGGGATTCAAAATGTACTGTAGCTTTGGTAATGGTTATCGCCTGACCAATGATGCGAACTACAAAGATATTCTGCTGGAATCTGCAGCCACATTGATTACCCGCTATAAGCCTACAATTGATTGTATCCGTTCTTGGGATCACAGTCGGGACAAGTGGCAATGTCCGGTTATCATTGATAATATGATGAACCTTGAATTGCTGTATTGGGCATTTAAGGAAACCGGTGACTCCGTGTATTATAACATTGCGAATACACATGCCCGCACTACAATGAAAAATCATTTCCGCGATAATTATAGCTCTTATCATGTAATCGATTATGATACAATCACCGGCGACGTACTTCATAAGCATACGCACCAGGGATACAATCACGAATCTGCCTGGTCAAGAGGTCAGGCATGGGGTTTGTATGGCTATACCATGTGTTATCGTGAAACGAAACTTCCGGAATTCTTGTCGCAGGCTGAGAATATAGCCAATTACATCTTTACCAATCCTACCATGCCGGAAGATATGGTTGCATATTGGGACTTTGATGCTCCGGGTATTCCGAACGAACCGAGAGATGCTTCTGCTGCCGCAGTGATGGCTTGTGCCATGTACGAATTATCTATGTACAATCCGGAGAAAGCTGCATTATACAAGAAATGGGCGGATACGATTGTTGAGAGCTTAAGCAAGAACTATCGTGCGCAATTGGAGGGTGACCGTGGATTCTTGCTTCTGCACAGCACAGGTGCCCGTAACTTTGAAAGAGACGTGCCTTTGGTTTATGCAGACTATTACTTCCTGGAAGCTTTGCTTAAGAAAGCTAAATTAGAGAAAGAAGGTACGGCTATTCTGTAA